The Staphylococcus sp. KG4-3 genome has a window encoding:
- a CDS encoding homoserine dehydrogenase yields MKELNVALLGLGTVGSGVVKIIEENREQIKETMNKNINIRHILVRDKSRQRPINVSNYNLTEDIDEILNDDSIDIVVEVMGGIEPTVDWLKRALSQKKHVVTANKDLLAVHLNVLEDLAQENDVALKYEASVAGGIPIVNAINNGLNANNISKFMGILNGTSNFILSKMTKEQTSFEDALDEAKRLGFAEADPTDDVEGIDAARKVVITSYLSFNQVINLDDVVRHGISDVEPSDIKVADDLGYKIKLIGKGTYEHGQVQASVSPTLINKAHQLAAVEDEFNAIYVIGDAVGETMFYGKGAGSLATGSAVVSDLLNVTLNFDTNLHTLPPHFELKTEKTKAIMDDGDTVSIKEKESYYVVVQTDGEDINKVETLLKGALPFHKSLAVTERDAHTVGVAVIGIDENPEASITESGYIVKKIYPVEGV; encoded by the coding sequence ATGAAGGAATTAAATGTAGCCTTACTAGGTTTAGGAACTGTGGGTTCAGGTGTAGTAAAAATTATTGAAGAAAATAGAGAACAAATAAAAGAAACAATGAATAAAAACATTAATATTCGACACATATTGGTTCGAGATAAATCAAGACAACGTCCAATCAATGTGTCGAATTATAATTTAACTGAAGATATTGATGAAATATTAAACGATGATTCAATTGATATTGTAGTAGAAGTTATGGGTGGTATTGAGCCAACAGTGGATTGGTTGAAACGCGCATTAAGTCAAAAGAAACATGTTGTGACTGCAAATAAAGATTTATTAGCGGTGCATCTAAACGTATTAGAAGATTTAGCACAAGAAAATGATGTAGCTTTAAAATATGAAGCTAGTGTCGCAGGCGGTATTCCAATTGTAAACGCAATTAACAATGGATTAAATGCTAATAACATAAGTAAATTTATGGGTATTTTAAATGGAACATCTAATTTTATTTTAAGTAAAATGACAAAAGAACAAACGTCATTCGAGGATGCATTAGATGAAGCGAAAAGATTAGGCTTTGCAGAAGCAGATCCGACTGATGATGTTGAAGGTATCGACGCTGCTAGAAAAGTTGTCATTACTTCATATTTATCATTTAACCAAGTTATTAATTTAGATGATGTGGTAAGACATGGCATTAGTGATGTTGAGCCCTCAGACATTAAAGTTGCCGATGATCTTGGATATAAGATTAAGTTGATTGGTAAAGGGACATATGAGCACGGCCAAGTACAAGCTTCTGTCTCACCTACACTTATTAACAAAGCCCATCAATTAGCCGCTGTTGAAGATGAGTTTAATGCAATTTATGTTATCGGCGATGCAGTAGGCGAAACAATGTTTTACGGGAAAGGTGCTGGTAGCCTCGCTACTGGAAGCGCGGTTGTAAGTGATCTATTAAATGTAACATTAAACTTTGATACAAATTTACACACTTTACCACCACATTTTGAATTAAAAACTGAAAAAACAAAAGCGATTATGGATGATGGAGATACGGTATCAATTAAGGAAAAAGAAAGTTACTATGTTGTAGTGCAAACAGACGGTGAAGATATCAATAAAGTTGAAACTTTACTTAAGGGTGCTTTACCTTTCCATAAATCATTAGCAGTAACTGAACGTGACGCTCATACAGTAGGTGTTGCAGTAATCGGGATTGATGAAAACCCAGAAGCGTCAATTACAGAGTCAGGTTATATCGTTAAGAAAATTTATCCAGTAGAAGGGGTTTAA